The genome window CTCACCCTTGCACCAAATCCTCCACAAACATTAACGTTTTAAGGTAACAACATTGGTGCCGTTATAATTAACTTCATACTCCGCAATCTGAATGGTGGCCGTTCCTGATGGAGTTTCATCAAAAATAGGCGTGGCCGGAATTTCATAAATAATAAAGTCAGCTGAGTGAATGTTTTGCTTGGTTCGGGGGAGACTAACTGCCGACGCCTCATCCGGCGTAAAATAATAAAACTTGCCGCTGCTGTCCCGCCGGTAATTTCCGGTTAAAGTATTTTCACCGGTAAAACGCAAACCGGTTTCATTTTTTTCGACCAAAGTCATCCCGTAAAAACGACTGCCAACCTTAGCCTTAGCCGGATTAAACGGATTTTCCAAATAAACCGGCGGCTCCTTGGCATCTATCTTTTGAATAATCGTATCTTTTTCCTGCACTAAAATGGTAATTTCCGTTTCTGCTACATGCCAGCCGGCCACCCAGCCCGTTTTTTCCGGCTGATATTCGATTTGATACCAAGTCCGGCGCATCGAATCCAGTGCCGTATCCAGCACTGTAAACTTGGCCTCTTTCGGCACCCGAAATAAAAAATTACCGTCCTCATCCGGTTCCGTCCGAACATTCAGTCCTTCTGACAGCACGCTGATATAAGACACGCTGACGACCCGATCCTCAAACTTCGGCGCTTCCGGAACTACTGTTTCTACCTGTTCCTGCTTTAAACTGTCTTTAATCTGTTCCTTTGCATTATCCAGCGCGCCGCAGGCACTGAATAAAATCAGGCAGCAGACTGCCACAAACAATCGCTTCTTCAAATTGTCCTCCTCATTCTGACGCTGCAACTGCAAGCCTTGCTCAACTGTTTCGTCTGGATTGCCAAATATTTTGCACGGATTTCTTTTTAATAAAACTTTTAATGATATGCTCGCTATGCCTGGACATCTCGGTAAACTGAGCCGCTATTTCATAAAGCCCCGGCTCGGTATTCCGGCTCCGCAAAATCTTGACCTTGGTATCAATAATATGCCCTTCTACCCTCATTCTAAAGTTCATGCCCAAGCCGATCATTAATTCCTGACGGCTCCAAAACTTAATGCCGCCCTCGGAAATATCTTCAAACCGAACCGGAATTGGAAACTCTATCTCAATCCCTTTTACCTGCCGATCCATTGAAACAATAATGCCGATCACGTCATCATTCATTTCCACAGTCACTCTTTCCTGACCTCTGATTCGATCCCCTATCATCCTGCTCTCCTTATATTATCACACCATAATCGCAGCAAAAACAACACCTACTTTGCTTTGGCACCCTATTAGCCTAATCTGTTTCTTTCCAATGTCAGTGCATAAATCTCGCGAACATTTTCCCGTGTCAGCTTAACATAATTTCCCCGCAAAACAACCTTTTCCGTCAAAACAGCAATGTCTTCCTCCCGGCCGCCCAATTCTTCCAGGGTAGTCGGCAGGCCCAATTCCTGCAAATATTCCAAAAACAGTTGAATTCCCGCCAGTGCTGCCGCTTTTAAATCTTCTCCGTCAAACTCCGCTCCCCAAACATTGATTGCCAGCTCGGCCAACGCCGTAATATCACTGTTATGCTCCAGTGCATACCGCATCCACGCCGGAAAAACAACCGCCAGCGTTGCGCCATGCGCCGAACCGTAAAGGGACGAAAGCTCGTGCCCCAAGCTATGCGAACCCCAGTCCTGCTGCCGGCCGACTCCCAAAATATTGCTGTGCGCCATTGCGCCCGCCCACATCAGATTGGCTCTGGCACCGTAATCTCTGGGGCGCTGCAAAAGAATCCGCGCATTGAAAATAATCGACGACAGCACCGCTTCGCACATCCCGCTGGTCAAATCCACATCTTCGGTGTCGGTAAAATACCGCTCCAAAACATGCGACATCATATCCATCACCCCGTAAAAGGTTTGATCCGGCGGAACCGTTGCGGTCAGCATCGGATTTAAAATAGAAAATACCGGCCGGATAATATCAGCGTGGCTGCCTCGTTTTTCCATCGTTGCTTTTTTGGTAATCACCGAACTATCCGAAGCTTCGCTGCCGGAAGCTGCCAGCGTCAGAATCGTCCCCAGCGGCAGAGCCTGCTTAATAACCGCTTTTTTCGAGTAAAAGTCCCAAAAATCGCCGTCATACACCGCCCCGGCCGCAATGGCTTTCGCCGTGTCAATTACCGAGCCGCCGCCCATCGCCAGAATAAAGTCAACGCCATAGTCCCTGACTTTAGCAATCCCTGTATAGACCAGATCATCTTTCGGGTTCGGCTCCACTCCCCCCAACTCAATATATGGAAGCTTTCCTTCTTCTAAGTAGCGCTTGACTCTGGCCAGCAGTCCCGACCGCAACGCCGAGTTGCCGCCGTAGAGCAAAAGCACTTTTGTCGCGCCGTACTCCCTGACCAGGGAAACCGCTTTCTTTTCTGTATCTTTACCAAAAATAAACTTTGTCGGC of Lachnospiraceae bacterium oral taxon 500 contains these proteins:
- a CDS encoding NADH-dependent alcohol dehydrogenase; this encodes MDNFIFYSPTKFIFGKDTEKKAVSLVREYGATKVLLLYGGNSALRSGLLARVKRYLEEGKLPYIELGGVEPNPKDDLVYTGIAKVRDYGVDFILAMGGGSVIDTAKAIAAGAVYDGDFWDFYSKKAVIKQALPLGTILTLAASGSEASDSSVITKKATMEKRGSHADIIRPVFSILNPMLTATVPPDQTFYGVMDMMSHVLERYFTDTEDVDLTSGMCEAVLSSIIFNARILLQRPRDYGARANLMWAGAMAHSNILGVGRQQDWGSHSLGHELSSLYGSAHGATLAVVFPAWMRYALEHNSDITALAELAINVWGAEFDGEDLKAAALAGIQLFLEYLQELGLPTTLEELGGREEDIAVLTEKVVLRGNYVKLTRENVREIYALTLERNRLG